In uncultured Fibrobacter sp., a single window of DNA contains:
- a CDS encoding acyl-CoA thioesterase, with protein sequence MAIAMEENPNPMKFTKVFKVEPEMIDDNHHFNNVWSVQWIQDIAIAHSDSVGGTELMKKLGAGWMIHVQHVEYKNQAFLGEEIRGTTWVDAYGKVACVRKCKFERVSDGKVIFESETQWVLVDMGRGRPMAISDEMKALYRE encoded by the coding sequence ATGGCTATTGCGATGGAAGAGAATCCGAATCCGATGAAGTTTACGAAGGTGTTCAAGGTCGAACCCGAAATGATTGACGACAACCACCATTTCAACAATGTGTGGTCTGTGCAGTGGATTCAGGACATCGCCATCGCGCACTCCGATTCCGTGGGCGGAACCGAGCTCATGAAAAAGTTGGGAGCCGGCTGGATGATTCACGTGCAGCACGTGGAGTACAAGAATCAGGCTTTCCTTGGCGAAGAAATCCGCGGGACCACGTGGGTCGATGCCTACGGCAAGGTCGCTTGCGTGCGCAAGTGCAAATTCGAGCGCGTCTCGGACGGCAAGGTAATCTTCGAGTCAGAGACACAGTGGGTGCTGGTCGACATGGGCAGAGGAAGACCCATGGCCATTTCGGATGAGATGAAAGCGTTGTATAGGGAATAG